The Oryctolagus cuniculus chromosome 13, mOryCun1.1, whole genome shotgun sequence sequence TTGCTGTACGGAGACTCCTAAGAGTAGCAAATGAAAAAGGCCTACCTAACCTACAGGTGTGGAGCAGAGACCCAGTGGAGGAAAACCAAGGTGTTCCAGCTCCTAGTCCGATAGTCACTGGACAGAGCAGAACCATCCTCCATCAGTCAGCCTCCAGCCTCCTACTAGCTGGCCATGGACATTTGAGACAGCCCAGTGCAAATCACACGGGCTGACCCAGGTCAGAAACACACAGCCAGTACAGGGAATTTTGAGATCAGCACAAgggtgtgtaagtgtgtgtgtatgtgagtgtgtgtgttatCTGAACTCTCTAATATTGAGGTAGTTTGTTAGGTGAGTATTGATAACTTATGCATAATGAATCATCTCTTAGGTCAAAGGTGAAGcacttatttttccttaaaaaatatttatttttttttaaaatcagagtttcagagagggagagagggaaagagagatcttccatttactggttcatttcctaaatggcaaTAATGCCTTGGCTGAGGTCAGGAAACCTGGAAGTCCAACTGggcctcccatttgggtagcaggggcccaagtacttgggctatcttccactgccttcccaggtgcattaacagggagctggatcagaagtggagcagccaagacccaatcggtgctcatatgggatgctggcattataaatAGTAGCTCAACCCACTGCTTCACAACACTGTCCCCAAACGTGAAACACTTAGATGCATCCATTTATTCTGTCAAAGGagcctttttttaacttttatttagtaaatataaatttccaaagtacagtttatggattacaatgactaccccccccataacttccctcccacttgcacccctcccatctcctgctccctctcccattccattcacatcaagattcattttcaattctctttatatacagaagatcgattcagtatatattaaataaagatttcatcagtttgcacccacacagaaacacaaagtgtaaaatactgtttcagtactagttatagcattacttcacattggacaacacattaaggacagagatcccacataaggaggagtaagtgcacagtgactcctgttgttgacttaacaagttgacactcttgtttatggcgtcagaaatctccctaggctctagtcatgagttgccacggccatggaagcctcttgagttcgctgactttgatcttatttagacgaggttatagtcaaagtggaagatctctcctcccttcagaagaaaggtacctccttctttgatggccctgttctttccactgggatctcactctcacagagatctttcatttaggtcttcttcttcttcttttttttttttttccagagtgtcttggctttccatgcctaagccTTTTAACATAATATGTGAAAAATTAATTTACGATGTAAACAGAGTTGACATATGAAACTTGAGATTACTCACTTAACTGCTAGATCAAACACTATCCTTAAGAAGGCTGTCCAAGTTCtttttctgatatatatatatatatatatatatatagttcttcTAATCATTTGTACTCCATTTCTCCTAAGATGCTTAATTTAATGGTGTTTCATGTACATTAGTTTTGTATGTGAATTCTCATGTCCACTGCTTATTTCGATCAGGCAATGGCCATGGCTCCTTTTGTTTCACCCTCACTCTTGTGTGGTAACACAGTGCTTGGGATTTAAAACTGTTGAGTATATTGCTTTGCTGGAAGTCCTATTAATTTCTTGCTGTACATTATTCATTTGGTATTGTGGTTTTCCATGATTCCAAGTTTATCctccaaaataaaaagtttatgtgTGTGGAGTACCAAGATTTTACATGAATAGATATTGAAACCCTAACATAAACGTTAAAAGCAAGCACTAGGAAGTACCTCTGGACAATGTCCTTGTTCACCCAGTTTGCATTATAAGCATGCTGTCGACCACCAGGCTTGTTCCTCCCAGGCCCTCTCAGCTGCCTGAGGAaggaaacgtgtgtgtgtgttaaccGAAGTGTCTATCACATCTGACAAGCTGTCTATCACATCTAACACCTGTGTCGAGTGAAGCCTGAGTTCACGTTGACGTCACCACACATTAAAGCCTGACCACTGGGCCCATGCCAGCCTCCTCCCCTTATTTGTTGGTTAACCTCACTCAAAAACGTTAAGAATCTTGGCCTCCACTCAGTTTTCTCAACTGGTCCAATGCTACTGCACAAATATAGCATTATATAAATTgttcaggctggtgccgcggctcactaggctaatcctctgcctgcggcaccggcaccccgggttctagtcccggtcggggtgccggattctgtcccggttgcccctcttccagaccagctctctgctgtggccagggagtgcagtggaggatggcccaagtgcttgggccctgcaccccatgggagaccaggaggaagcacctggctccgggctgcagattggcgtagctctggccgtggcggccattttggagagtgaaccaacagaaggaagacctttctctctgtctttctctctctctcactgtctaactctgtctgtcaaaaaaaaaaaaaaaaaaaaaaaaaaaaaaaaaaaaaaaaaaagaaaagaaaagaaaagaaaagagctttTTTTCCGCCCGCTCCCCCCTACCCCCGAGGGCCGCTCCAGCTGCACCGCGCTCACtctgagctccgggctcctgccaAGCTAGCGCCGCCGTCGTCGTCTCCTACCAGCCGCCATCATGATTATCTACCGGGACCTCATCAGCCACGATGAGATGTTCTCCGACATCTACAAGATCCGGGAGATCGCGGGCGGACTGTGcctggaggtggaggggaagATGGTCAGTAGGACAGAGGGTAACATTGATGATTCGCTCATCGGTGGGAATGCCTCCGCCGAAGGCCCGGAGGGCGAAGGTACCGAAAGCACAGTGATCACTGGTGTTGATATTGTtatgaaccatcacctgcaggaAACCAGCTTCACAAAAGAAGCCTACAAGAAGTACATCAAAGATTACATGAAATCAATCAAAGGCAAACTTGAAGAACAGAGACCAGAGAGAGTAAAACCTTTTATGACAGGGGCTGCAGAACAAATCAAGCACATCCTTGCTAATTTCAAAAACTACCAGTTCTATATTGGTGAGAACATGAAT is a genomic window containing:
- the LOC100008854 gene encoding translationally-controlled tumor protein — translated: MIIYRDLISHDEMFSDIYKIREIAGGLCLEVEGKMVSRTEGNIDDSLIGGNASAEGPEGEGTESTVITGVDIVMNHHLQETSFTKEAYKKYIKDYMKSIKGKLEEQRPERVKPFMTGAAEQIKHILANFKNYQFYIGENMNPDGMVALLDYREDGVTPFMIFFKDGLEMEKC